The Anastrepha ludens isolate Willacy chromosome 2, idAnaLude1.1, whole genome shotgun sequence genome contains a region encoding:
- the LOC128858354 gene encoding uncharacterized protein LOC128858354, producing the protein MEIKIMLLFCLCFTIAAALPTQKTDAADVAATSPSLSRFASIASQKIALNMLKFNADIDANQVYSPLGISSILGVLAEGAAGETYDEFTKTLGFPAERANLRSSFQRILSRYQSHEYSTLPSFQTWLYIYRNNTARDEFKQLVRDNYFVMVKDINNEEYNWNEPNTSPDVETSSVSNSKDVVGFETLKRLRADADLAAAATETQTQSAQPDTFGEEVVDKAASKFDRVVEDKQYVEKPVILEEIKKSQPEKEAEDEKITVEQSKPTEGSESTTIIDEVSEQLKDTEAIDIAEIPKHEEELVNKDISKREDDVNFEDNETVHSEEKLQKHYDEDHEGIVPTKDVLDSNEPEKVTLPLQKLESALDTANKNVGEIMIALESHISSVRRALGARSLFRKEDIAHSLSANSITGREAASKTKMLLFNGLYYAGLWAQSFTPQISNEENFFFMTAEDAMKAPMMQTKGKFHIAELEHLDAKVFCLPYQNKKYAMMIVLPNDTEGLRPLIEKLQPEDLKLAKSLVQEKELRITMPKFQVDETSRSEAMLKSIGLNKIFARQESDLSLLSDDPDLHVDEVVQFVSVRVDESGSSENALTASNSQARTTETSDVETIVVNRPFLYFIMDCEEEFVIVAGKIYNPEVKEELPISVEVEFEES; encoded by the exons atggaaattaaaattatgt TACTCTTCTGCCTGTGCTTCACAATCGCAGCGGCGTTACCCACACAAAAGACTGATGCCGCAGATGTAGCAGCCACATCACCCTCGTTATCGCGCTTCGCAAGCATTGCTTCTCAGAAGATCGCATTGAATATGCTGAAATTCAATGCTGACATCGATGCCAATCAAGTTTATTCACCTTTGGGCATCAGCTCAATACTCGGTGTATTGGCAGAGGGTGCGGCTGGTGAGACCTACGATGAATTTACCAAGACACTTGGCTTCCCCGCCGAACGTGCTAATTTGCGTTCCTCCTTCCAGCGTATACTGTCGCGTTATCAAAGTCACGAATATTCTACGTTGCCATCGTTCCAGACCTGGTTGTACATCTATCGCAACAACACTGCGCGCGATGAATTCAAACAGCTGGTTCGCGACAATTACTTTGTCATGGTAAAAGACATTAATAACGAAGAGTATAACTGGAATGAACCAAATACTTCACCAGATGTAGAGACCAGTTCGGTGAGCAACAGCAAAGATGTGGTCGGTTTTGAGACCTTGAAACGGTTAAGAGCTGATGCCGATTTGGCTGCTGCAGCCACAGAAACGCAGACACAGTCTGCGCAGCCTGATACATTTGGCGAAGAGGTAGTCGATAAGGCAGCATCAAAATTCGATCGTGTTGTTGAAGATAAACAGTACGTAGAAAAGCCAGTGATATTGGAAGAAATAAAGAAGAGTCAGCCGGAAAAAGAGGCAGAAGACGAGAAGATTACTGTTGAGCAGTCAAAACCAACTGAAGGATCAGAAAGCACTACTATCATTGATGAGGTGAGTGAGCAACTGAAGGACACAGAAGCTATAGACATAGCAGAGATACCTAAGCACGAAGAAGAATTGGTTAACAAGGATATTAGCAAACGCGAGGATGACGTGAATTTTGAAGACAACGAAACTGTGCATTCGGAGGAGAAGTTGCAAAAACACTACGACGAGGATCACGAAGGCATTGTACCCACCAAGGATGTGCTGGACTCCAATGAACCAGAGAAAGTTACATTGCCACTACAGAAATTGGAAAGCGCGCTCGACACAGCTAACAAGAATGTGGGCGAGATAATGATTGCGCTCGAGTCGCACATAAGCTCGGTGAGAAGA GCACTTGGTGCACGCAGTCTTTTCCGGAAGGAGGACATCGCGCACTCTTTGAGCGCTAACTCCATCACTGGCCGCGAGGCTGCCTCAAAAACTAAAATGTTGCTCTTTAATGGTCTATACTATGCCGGCCTTTGGGCGCAGTCGTTTACTCCACAAATTTCAAATGAAGAGAACTTCTTCTTCATGACAGCCGAGGATGCGATGAAAGCACCAATGATGCAAACAAAAGGAAAATTCCACATTGCCGAATTAGAGCACTTGGATGCGAAAGTATTTTGCTTGCCATATCAG aataaaaaatacgcAATGATGATTGTTCTGCCAAACGATACTGAAGGTCTTCGCCCGCTTATCGAGAAACTACAACCCGAAGACTTAAAACTGGCCAAATCATTGGTGCAGGAGAAAGAGTTGCGTATCACAATGCCGAAATTCCAAGTTGATGAAACTTCACGTTCCGAAGCCATGctgaagagtatcggtttgaacAAAATCTTCGCACGTCAAGAATCCGATCTCAGCCTATTATCTGACGATCCTGATTTACATGTCGACGAAGTGGTGCAGTTCGTGAGTGTACGCGTGGATGAGAGCGGTAGTAGCGAGAATGCGCTCACAGCCTCCAACAGCCAGGCGCGCACAACCGAAACATCAGATGTGGAGACGATCGTAGTGAATCGTCCCTTCTTGTATTTCATAATGGACTGTGAGGAAGAGTTTGTGATTGTTGCGGGCAAAATTTATAACCCGGAAGT